The Betta splendens chromosome 24, fBetSpl5.4, whole genome shotgun sequence DNA window cgttaataactagactttggtgcatagttccaggcccagaccactttccccttgttctactagatatgtactatcatcacacaaagatttgtgtatttttactgtatagttttggatttattagtacttgaaagtactatgtcatactgtaatacagtcaactttgatcattaataacttgactttggtgcatagttccaggctcagaccactttccccttgttctactagaggtgtactattaccccacaaagatctgtatatttttactgtatagtttaggatttattagtattcaaaactaccatgtcatactgtaactgtatgggccgtatagtcaactttaatcgttattaactagactttggtgcatagttccaggcccagaccactttcccttgttctactagatgtgtactatcatcacacaaagattcgtgtatttttactgtatagtttatgatttattagtacttgaaagtactatgtcatactgtaatacagtcaactttgatcattaataacttgactttggtgcatagttccaggctcagaccactttccccttgttctactagatgtgtactatcatcacagaaagattcgtgtatttttactgtatagttttggatttattagtacttgaaagtactatgtcatactgtaatacagtcaactttgatcattaataacttgactttggtgcatagttccaggctcagaccactttccccttgttctactagatgtgtactatcatcacagaaagattcgtgtatttttactgtatagttttggatttattagtacttgaaagtactatgtcatactgtaatacagtcaactttgatcattaataacttgactttggtgcatagttccaggcccagaccactttccccttgttctactagatgtgtactctcatcacacaaagattcgtgtatttttactgtatagttttggatttattagtacttgaaagtactatgtcatactgtaatacagtcaactttgatcattaaccctcacgcagccttcgagggggtcagtctgaccccacgagacaaactatgaaacttttgattctttttacgtttttggccacaaggcacctacgcgtcgcaggatccgctgcggctcggtcaccgctcccttcttcttcgtcacaggcccgtcccgcatcctcccggggtccggcgcgaccccggcccacggaaccttcccgtcaggcgtcctgccggggtccggcgcgaccccagctccctgtacctccccgtcaggtgtcctcccggggtcaggcgcgaccccagccccatgtacctccccgtcccgcatcctcccggggtcaggcgcgaccccagctccctgtacctccccgtcaggcgtcctcccggggtccggcgcgaccccggccccatgtacctccccgtccctcatCCTGCCgtggtccggcgcgaccccggccccctgtacctccccgtcaggcgttctcccggggtcaggcgcgaccccggccccatgtacctccccgtcccgcgtcctcccggggtcaggcgcgaccccagctccctgtacctccccgtcaggcgtcctcccggggtcaggcgcgaccccggccccatgtacctccccgtcccgcgtcctcccggggtcaggcgcgaccccagctccctgtacctccccgtcagccgtcctcccggggtccggcgcgaccccggcccacggaacctccctcgtcaggcgtcctgccggggtccggcgcgaccccagccccacgtaacctccccgtcccgcgtcctcccggggtcaggcgcgaccccggccccatgtacctccccgtcccgcgtcctcccggggtcaggcgcgaccccggccccctgtacctcccggttctcagagtaatggctgtctacaagaagacggtaagaaaagcgtttcagtgaaataataccttctgttttaaaatgtttgttaaaagaaaacgagagagagagagagagagagagatgctttggctttttggtttttccttttcagctgcagaccatcgcagtcatttgatcagagcggagggcagccaaaggcctcagtatcttgaggattacaacaaaaaaaggcacagtgtgactgttccctatgagccgccccaggtatcactgcctctcacttctgacctttcccctaacgtagcaattaaatgttatcattctgttgtgcctctcgttccgctttcacggtttgtcatccctgaaattacccgtgcactaaacgactactatcctgcatgtgtttcagccgggctcagagatcaccacaatcctgttcaacttcatgtgcaacagctcctgcatgggaggcatgaaccgcggacccatcctcaccatcctgacccttgagacttcagagtacgtatggtttcatctaccaggattggtgtgagctgaaatgtatttgctggataaagagtagtgttacatggaaaccgagggtcgacgtggtgtaacttgatctcctgctttatgctatttgcctgttttatgtttattttgtttctaaatgtaacttgaagttgaagttgtgcatcactgttatcccacctcaaagatagcttttgcacccttagtaaatgtttttctactgtcttttagcggacaacttttgggccgaagatgcttcgaggtgcgtgtctgcgcgtgtcccggcagggatcgtaaaacagaggaggcaaatagtgccaaactgcagacaggggccaaacaagtgaagaaaagaagtatgtgtttgtttattaatgctgggtttgtctttgaaccttggctgtcttctatcttacggatcacgttttgcttttctagaaagtgccccagcaacagatcctgatatgtgcaaaaggaagtctggctcaagcacagacgaggaggaagtatttatgttgccagttagtacacacacaaagtatttaaaaaaatctagtgttgtcacagaattgcagctctcaatttaaatccttttttttttctgcaggttaaaggccgtgagcgctataacatgttaaaaaagataaatgatgcattagaactggctgaaaaagaggcgtaagtatctttaaactacaacacacacacacacacacacacacacacacacacacacacacacaccgaaactgtgatcggatgtcactttgataaacattagctgctacggaacagctgcatgaaactttcagcattgcatagctgtagcgttaaatacttttcccttaaaccagacgtgtcccatctctgttctgcatggtcactgtttgtttcctctctccacagtaaaaacaaaactgggcttctaaggaactgctgccgtccagtggaaagcgcgtcttgcaaacagcagaacgaagcgacagcgactagttgcaatctgccttcttttaaccgccatgtacgagtacgaacatctacgatcatgactatgaatcattgtttacctccctttgatgtttctacattaattcctgccatcagtctgagggcatacgttgagcagtaacgtattaacgattcagtgggcctttactatttttaactacaaagccctttaaatagtttttttttatctcctgcaggttatgttcagtgttgcttcctggccaacatccctcagcaggaggctgcacgatcatcgagttcagatgaactgcgcgaccccagcccccctgtacctccccgtccctcgtcctgccggggtccggcgcgaccccagcccacggaacttccccgtccctcgtcctgccggggtccggcgcgacccctgcccacggaacctccccgtccctcgtcctgccggggtccggcgcgaccccagccccctgtacctccccgtcccgcatcctcccggggtcaggcgctaccccagccccctgtacctacccgtcaggcgtcttgccggggtccggcgcgaccccattttttttgttttttatttttccttctcctttcctcccctttacctccacccgtgccacaggcccactgatgatgaacatgatgatgatgacgacgaacatgatgatgatgatgatgatgatgatgatgatgatgatgcaagcagac harbors:
- the LOC129603678 gene encoding uncharacterized protein LOC129603678 isoform X1, whose protein sequence is MFVKRKREREREREMLWLFGFSFSAADHRSHLIRAEGSQRPQYLEDYNKKRHSVTVPYEPPQPGSEITTILFNFMCNSSCMGGMNRGPILTILTLETSDGQLLGRRCFEVRVCACPGRDRKTEEANSAKLQTGAKQVKKRKSAPATDPDMCKRKSGSSTDEEEVFMLPVKGRERYNMLKKINDALELAEKEAKNKTGLLRNCCRPVESASCKQQNEATATSCNLPSFNRHVRVMFSVASWPTSLSRRLHDHRVQMNCATPAPLYLPVPRPAGVRRDPSPRNFPVPRPAGVRRDPCPRNLPVPRPAGVRRDPSPLYLPVPHPPGVRRYPSPLYLPVRRLAGVRRDPIFFVFYFSFSFPPLYLHPCHRPTDDEHDDDDDEHDDDDDDDDDDDDASRQLRARADHFKRKIKQTKQAKTFD
- the LOC129603678 gene encoding uncharacterized protein LOC129603678 isoform X2, translating into MFVKRKREREREREMLWLFGFSFSAADHRSHLIRAEGSQRPQYLEDYNKKRHSVTVPYEPPQPGSEITTILFNFMCNSSCMGGMNRGPILTILTLETSDGQLLGRRCFEVRVCACPGRDRKTEEANSAKLQTGAKQVKKRKSAPATDPDMCKRKSGSSTDEEEVFMLPVKGRERYNMLKKINDALELAEKEAKNKTGLLRNCCRPVESASCKQQNEATATSCNLPSFNRHVMFSVASWPTSLSRRLHDHRVQMNCATPAPLYLPVPRPAGVRRDPSPRNFPVPRPAGVRRDPCPRNLPVPRPAGVRRDPSPLYLPVPHPPGVRRYPSPLYLPVRRLAGVRRDPIFFVFYFSFSFPPLYLHPCHRPTDDEHDDDDDEHDDDDDDDDDDDDASRQLRARADHFKRKIKQTKQAKTFD
- the LOC129603678 gene encoding uncharacterized protein LOC129603678 isoform X3, with protein sequence MCNSSCMGGMNRGPILTILTLETSDGQLLGRRCFEVRVCACPGRDRKTEEANSAKLQTGAKQVKKRKSAPATDPDMCKRKSGSSTDEEEVFMLPVKGRERYNMLKKINDALELAEKEAKNKTGLLRNCCRPVESASCKQQNEATATSCNLPSFNRHVRVMFSVASWPTSLSRRLHDHRVQMNCATPAPLYLPVPRPAGVRRDPSPRNFPVPRPAGVRRDPCPRNLPVPRPAGVRRDPSPLYLPVPHPPGVRRYPSPLYLPVRRLAGVRRDPIFFVFYFSFSFPPLYLHPCHRPTDDEHDDDDDEHDDDDDDDDDDDDASRQLRARADHFKRKIKQTKQAKTFD